One genomic region from Dehalobacter restrictus DSM 9455 encodes:
- a CDS encoding NAD(P)-dependent malic enzyme: protein MSRIKNLREEALAFHAVRPGKLEVKVTVPANDRDDLTLAYSPGVADPVKEIAKDLANLDVYTNHANYVCIVSDGTAILGLGNLGPAAAMPVMEGKALLFKAFADVDAFPICVNTNDIDKIVELVELMAPTFGGVNLEDIKAPECFEIEGKLKARNIFKGPIFHDDQHGTAVVTLAGLFNALKVVGKRIDKIKVVTNGAGAAGIAIIKLMMSMGLKNVIMCDTKGAIYKGRPEGMNKYKDEIAEKTNYEMCTGSLRDAIKGADVFIGVSAPDSIDEEMIKSMAKDPIVFAQANPIPEIWPIERAINAGAAVISTGRSDVINQINNVLAFPGMFRGAIDVRATDINDAMKIAAAQAIANCVKPEELCADYIIPSAFNPEVAAAVAAATAKAAMESGIARNPIDPALVAENLKKRLANQYK, encoded by the coding sequence ATGTCCCGGATTAAAAACCTGCGTGAAGAGGCTTTGGCGTTTCACGCTGTAAGGCCTGGTAAACTTGAAGTAAAAGTAACGGTTCCTGCCAATGACAGGGACGATTTGACGCTGGCCTATTCCCCCGGAGTGGCTGATCCTGTGAAAGAAATTGCAAAAGATTTAGCGAATCTCGATGTTTACACCAACCATGCCAACTATGTCTGTATCGTTTCCGATGGAACAGCCATTCTCGGGCTTGGCAACCTCGGTCCAGCAGCGGCTATGCCTGTCATGGAAGGAAAAGCCCTTCTGTTTAAAGCCTTTGCCGACGTTGACGCCTTCCCGATTTGTGTAAATACAAATGATATTGATAAAATTGTTGAGCTTGTCGAGTTAATGGCCCCGACTTTTGGCGGTGTTAACCTTGAGGACATCAAAGCTCCCGAATGTTTTGAAATTGAAGGAAAGTTAAAAGCCCGTAATATTTTCAAAGGACCGATCTTCCATGATGATCAGCATGGAACGGCTGTTGTTACCTTGGCGGGTCTTTTTAATGCGCTGAAAGTCGTCGGCAAGCGTATAGATAAAATCAAAGTCGTAACGAACGGCGCCGGAGCCGCCGGGATTGCAATCATCAAGCTGATGATGAGTATGGGACTGAAAAACGTCATTATGTGCGATACCAAAGGTGCGATCTATAAAGGACGCCCTGAAGGTATGAATAAATATAAGGACGAAATCGCTGAAAAGACAAATTATGAAATGTGCACAGGCAGCCTCAGAGACGCGATCAAGGGTGCGGACGTCTTTATCGGCGTATCAGCTCCAGATTCTATTGACGAAGAGATGATTAAATCCATGGCCAAAGATCCGATCGTCTTTGCTCAGGCCAATCCGATTCCAGAAATCTGGCCGATTGAAAGAGCCATCAATGCCGGCGCTGCTGTCATCTCGACCGGACGTTCCGACGTTATCAATCAGATCAACAACGTTCTGGCTTTCCCGGGCATGTTTCGCGGTGCGATTGATGTCCGCGCAACCGATATCAACGATGCAATGAAAATTGCTGCCGCTCAAGCAATTGCCAACTGCGTTAAACCGGAAGAATTGTGTGCCGACTACATCATCCCAAGTGCTTTTAATCCTGAAGTTGCCGCTGCTGTCGCTGCTGCAACAGCCAAAGCTGCAATGGAATCCGGTATTGCCAGGAATCCGATTGATCCTGCCTTAGTGGCAGAAAATCTGAAGAAGAGACTGGCGAACCAGTATAAATAA
- a CDS encoding PucR family transcriptional regulator: MKINIFILYDELKRYHPQIIADDEFPLNLCGVRRLPLDQKNITTDYLYLLFPEEIPSLDVNPKKLNIVVLGKIDKSTILAYGYQAIIIDGNINSELVFQQIQDIFDKYNCWGETMMEYILQRKSLQIILDKGAEPLSNPIALFDISFKFIGQGGVLNSKTIEGSIWKTAFTKGYAPVDIFPDTYRNMFYEKLEGSDSSFLIRPPKEFQDNCWLLGPVFSQNHLNGFLGATDINCDFTKGECSIVTYFAKMMGIYFENIVETTIPDRDIPYFIDRILSGYSVEEGIVEYYLKKQGWKMNDTFKLFYVSGQDLSKSHQELYFIMFRLKVIFKNCILFRYENGIVVIVKTKENKLVYEGEGEADFKEFEKLLSEMNVNAGISMEFYDFMSIKYAYKQSKAALKEGAPFSHKRYCFFEECYSKHIISSLNESTGLKSLCNQQILKISAYDKKNGDMLLTTLRSYLLSGCNISQTAKNLYIHRNTLMYRINRIEDILETDLREINEEQFLILYITCLILTNKN, encoded by the coding sequence ATGAAAATCAATATTTTTATTCTTTATGATGAATTAAAACGGTATCATCCTCAAATAATCGCAGATGATGAATTCCCGTTAAATTTATGCGGAGTTCGACGTTTACCTCTGGATCAAAAGAACATCACCACGGATTATTTATATCTGTTGTTTCCTGAAGAAATCCCGTCTCTAGATGTTAATCCAAAAAAACTTAACATTGTTGTATTAGGTAAGATTGATAAAAGTACCATACTGGCTTACGGTTATCAGGCAATTATCATAGACGGAAATATTAATTCAGAGCTCGTTTTTCAACAAATCCAGGACATTTTTGACAAGTATAATTGTTGGGGAGAAACTATGATGGAATATATTTTACAGCGCAAATCTCTCCAGATCATCCTTGATAAAGGGGCAGAGCCTTTATCCAATCCGATTGCGCTTTTCGATATTTCATTTAAATTTATTGGTCAAGGTGGAGTCTTGAATTCTAAAACAATTGAAGGAAGTATATGGAAAACCGCCTTTACGAAGGGATATGCTCCTGTAGATATTTTTCCCGATACTTATAGAAACATGTTTTATGAAAAACTGGAAGGATCTGATTCCAGTTTTCTTATTCGCCCTCCTAAAGAATTTCAAGACAATTGCTGGTTGTTAGGTCCTGTTTTTAGTCAAAACCATCTGAATGGATTTTTAGGGGCAACTGACATAAATTGTGATTTTACAAAAGGAGAGTGCTCAATTGTTACCTATTTTGCGAAGATGATGGGGATATATTTTGAAAATATCGTAGAAACTACTATCCCCGATAGAGATATCCCTTATTTTATTGATCGAATACTAAGTGGGTATTCTGTTGAAGAGGGCATCGTGGAGTATTACTTAAAGAAGCAAGGTTGGAAAATGAATGATACATTCAAGCTTTTTTATGTAAGCGGACAAGATCTTTCCAAGTCTCATCAGGAACTTTACTTTATTATGTTTCGTCTGAAAGTAATTTTTAAAAACTGTATTTTATTTAGATATGAAAACGGAATTGTTGTAATCGTAAAAACAAAAGAAAATAAATTAGTTTATGAAGGCGAAGGAGAAGCTGATTTTAAGGAATTTGAAAAACTATTATCAGAAATGAACGTAAACGCTGGTATAAGCATGGAATTTTACGACTTTATGAGTATAAAATATGCTTATAAACAAAGTAAAGCCGCATTAAAAGAAGGAGCGCCTTTTTCCCATAAAAGATATTGTTTTTTTGAAGAATGTTATAGTAAACACATCATTAGTTCACTGAATGAATCTACTGGGTTAAAAAGTTTATGCAATCAGCAAATCCTCAAAATTTCTGCCTATGATAAAAAAAATGGCGACATGCTCTTAACAACCTTACGAAGCTATCTTTTAAGTGGATGCAACATTTCACAAACTGCTAAAAATCTATACATTCACAGAAATACATTGATGTATAGAATTAACAGAATCGAAGATATTTTGGAAACTGATTTAAGAGAGATAAATGAAGAACAATTCTTGATTTTATATATAACTTGTTTGATATTAACAAATAAAAACTAA
- a CDS encoding helix-turn-helix domain-containing protein, producing MKISYMHEFIALAENLNYSHTAEELFISQPALSRHITAIETDIGIQLLKRTKHSVELTPMGMIVVSEFKKLLNNMKIYLLRLRYYLPVLQVNSR from the coding sequence TTGAAGATTAGCTATATGCATGAATTTATCGCACTGGCTGAAAATCTGAACTATTCACACACCGCAGAGGAATTATTCATATCACAACCAGCACTAAGCAGGCACATAACTGCGATTGAAACAGATATAGGGATTCAGCTACTTAAACGAACAAAACATAGCGTTGAGCTTACTCCAATGGGTATGATTGTAGTTAGTGAATTTAAAAAATTATTGAACAATATGAAAATTTACTTACTAAGGCTACGCTATTATCTTCCGGTTTTACAGGTAAACTCAAGGTAG
- a CDS encoding LysR family transcriptional regulator substrate-binding protein, with the protein MLYYASDEYITPIMRFFKEKYPNIELLISSYQPMQLIQDLLNDKIDVGLTLHEYFPHADRLIFHDIRSEKLAVIVSDKHPFFSKESVDVADLDEQLFIFLGDQEWHRFCVERLLTNHGIGLKHFTFTDQIDTVSFTIKETNGIFVVPHHLKSMSISNTAFLEINDSEFFIDMALAYKVTNNNAAIPLFINNVNKIF; encoded by the coding sequence ATGTTATACTACGCCAGTGATGAATATATAACTCCAATAATGAGATTTTTCAAAGAAAAATATCCTAATATTGAACTTTTAATATCATCCTATCAGCCAATGCAACTTATACAAGATTTATTAAATGATAAAATAGACGTTGGTCTTACTCTTCATGAGTACTTTCCACATGCTGACCGCCTAATTTTTCATGATATCCGCAGCGAAAAATTAGCTGTGATAGTTTCTGACAAACATCCCTTTTTCTCAAAGGAATCTGTTGACGTAGCTGATCTTGATGAACAACTATTTATTTTCTTAGGTGACCAAGAGTGGCACAGATTTTGTGTTGAAAGATTATTAACAAACCACGGCATAGGCTTAAAGCATTTCACATTTACTGATCAGATCGACACCGTTTCATTTACTATTAAAGAGACAAATGGAATATTTGTGGTACCTCACCATTTAAAAAGTATGTCCATCAGTAATACAGCATTCCTTGAAATAAACGATAGTGAATTCTTTATCGATATGGCACTTGCCTATAAGGTAACTAACAATAATGCTGCAATACCATTATTCATTAATAATGTAAATAAAATTTTCTAA
- a CDS encoding aminomethyltransferase family protein: MIKEDSANMIEKSFDHHPLIPYDPSVMIYISAGDVVLPYEYTNWMDEVESWKDGAYISHSLNPQPTWRIKGPDAIKYLSSVLVNNFEKFPVGTAKHAIMCNEKGLNMGDGVMLRLDEDEFLFYEMGALYIAHVFEQGNWNAVGEDLTGTKFMYQIAGPRSLEIIEAAAGKDLHDIRFLHHRKSSIAGVEVNVIRVGMAGSLAYELHGDAQYGRVVYNRVLEAGKPLGLKRIGFRSYLMNHTEDGFPQFVIHFTHPWIVEDENFVAKLKKRGDVIRCNTACRGSMGPDIRLRFCNPVELGWANRISFNHDFVGRAALEKEVANPRRKMVTLVWNAEDILDIYASKFKPGEPYANINTPIHNLYDGNGMTLFADQVLKNGKLIGISSGRLYSYHFRQMLSLCTIDVEHSDIGNEVIVLWGDPGTKQKEIRATVSRFPYFNENRNENIDVNTIPRLAKYK; this comes from the coding sequence ATGATAAAAGAAGACAGTGCAAATATGATAGAAAAGAGTTTTGATCACCACCCACTAATTCCTTATGATCCATCTGTCATGATCTACATCTCTGCAGGTGATGTCGTTCTGCCATATGAATACACCAACTGGATGGATGAGGTCGAGTCATGGAAAGATGGAGCTTATATCTCACACTCTCTTAATCCACAGCCTACATGGCGTATCAAAGGCCCTGATGCGATCAAATACCTCTCTAGTGTGCTTGTTAACAACTTTGAAAAATTCCCCGTAGGCACGGCCAAACATGCCATCATGTGCAACGAAAAAGGTTTGAACATGGGTGATGGTGTGATGCTACGACTCGATGAAGATGAATTTCTCTTTTATGAAATGGGAGCACTATATATCGCCCACGTTTTCGAACAGGGCAACTGGAATGCGGTGGGTGAAGACCTGACCGGTACAAAGTTTATGTATCAAATTGCCGGCCCTCGCTCACTTGAGATCATCGAGGCGGCAGCCGGTAAAGACCTCCACGATATTCGCTTCTTGCACCACCGTAAAAGCAGTATAGCTGGGGTTGAAGTAAACGTCATACGAGTGGGTATGGCCGGTTCGCTAGCCTACGAGTTACATGGCGATGCTCAGTATGGCCGTGTTGTTTACAATCGTGTACTGGAAGCGGGGAAACCACTAGGGCTGAAGCGTATTGGTTTTCGCTCATATCTCATGAATCACACTGAGGACGGATTTCCACAGTTTGTTATACATTTTACTCACCCCTGGATAGTAGAGGATGAAAACTTCGTTGCCAAGCTCAAGAAGCGTGGCGACGTAATTAGGTGTAACACTGCCTGTAGAGGGAGCATGGGGCCTGATATCCGGCTTCGCTTCTGTAACCCTGTCGAGCTTGGATGGGCCAACCGTATCAGCTTTAATCATGACTTTGTCGGCCGTGCGGCACTCGAAAAAGAAGTCGCAAATCCCCGCCGCAAGATGGTCACGTTGGTTTGGAATGCAGAGGACATTCTTGATATCTATGCCTCCAAATTTAAGCCCGGCGAACCGTATGCCAACATTAACACTCCAATTCATAATCTCTATGACGGCAATGGGATGACCTTATTTGCCGATCAGGTACTTAAGAATGGAAAACTGATCGGAATAAGCTCAGGGCGGTTATACAGCTACCATTTCCGACAGATGCTATCTCTCTGCACGATCGATGTGGAACACAGTGACATTGGCAACGAAGTAATCGTTCTATGGGGAGATCCTGGTACTAAACAGAAGGAAATACGAGCAACGGTATCTCGCTTCCCTTATTTTAATGAGAATCGTAATGAAAACATCGACGTAAACACAATCCCGAGATTGGCGAAGTACAAATAG
- a CDS encoding aminomethyltransferase family protein, whose protein sequence is MYENYKNQHPIDTTALDAEHDVSYSSGPFALSTPGGGLYKMGVFPYLMPVWHTDWRDEALSWHLTCSLHAGLNPSVVTILRGPEAKKFMSENFVNNVEDFPIGIIKHGILCLENGLIATHGVIMRTGEEEYELWWHAPYLNYLFGLKDYNAELIDMTMKVFILQLQGPNCLSILEEATGEDLKDIDYRHYRNSTINGHKVRILRFGMAGTLSYEVHGEAQYSKEIQKKLIEIGNPYGIRQLGFSNYLLNHSEGGNFQANLSFMSALFLDEGFQKWSKQGSDEGEGEGEGEGELNYSSFGFDFKGSAGGDPMKVVFNPIECGLGKCINWNHDFRGKAALLEYKKNQKRDIVTLEWNAEDIIDVYASNFRPGEENYSPMDFPGPESMLNGSANWVLSTDYVYNKDGKEIGLSTSRTQSHYYRTVISMALLDLEYRDFGTEVYVLWGEVGSRQKKIRAKVSYYPYNRDNKDRTGDQVDVRSLSSR, encoded by the coding sequence ATGTACGAAAACTACAAAAATCAGCATCCCATCGATACCACCGCACTTGATGCAGAGCACGATGTCAGTTATAGCAGTGGACCGTTTGCACTATCTACACCCGGAGGCGGCCTTTATAAGATGGGAGTATTTCCATATCTCATGCCTGTCTGGCATACGGATTGGAGGGATGAAGCATTATCCTGGCACTTGACGTGTTCATTGCACGCAGGTTTGAATCCTTCAGTGGTAACGATCCTTCGAGGCCCGGAAGCGAAAAAGTTCATGAGCGAAAACTTTGTCAATAATGTGGAGGATTTCCCCATCGGTATTATAAAGCATGGAATTTTGTGCCTCGAGAACGGGCTTATCGCGACACATGGCGTTATTATGCGTACCGGCGAGGAAGAATATGAGTTATGGTGGCACGCTCCGTACCTCAACTATCTATTCGGCCTTAAGGATTACAATGCAGAACTGATAGATATGACAATGAAAGTCTTTATTTTACAGCTTCAGGGCCCAAACTGCCTGTCAATTCTTGAGGAAGCTACCGGCGAAGATTTGAAGGACATTGACTATCGCCATTACCGCAATAGTACGATTAATGGTCATAAAGTACGTATTCTCCGTTTTGGCATGGCGGGTACACTTTCCTATGAGGTTCATGGGGAGGCCCAATACTCTAAAGAAATCCAAAAGAAATTAATCGAGATCGGCAACCCTTATGGTATTCGACAACTTGGATTCTCCAACTATTTATTGAATCATAGCGAAGGCGGAAACTTCCAAGCCAATCTCAGCTTCATGTCTGCTTTGTTCCTGGATGAAGGGTTCCAGAAGTGGTCTAAGCAGGGCTCAGACGAAGGAGAAGGAGAAGGAGAAGGAGAAGGAGAACTCAACTATTCTTCATTCGGCTTTGACTTTAAAGGCAGCGCCGGCGGCGATCCCATGAAAGTGGTGTTCAATCCAATCGAATGTGGACTTGGCAAGTGTATTAACTGGAACCATGATTTCCGCGGGAAAGCAGCTTTACTGGAATACAAAAAAAATCAGAAGCGTGACATTGTGACGCTTGAATGGAACGCCGAGGATATCATCGATGTTTATGCTTCAAACTTCCGACCGGGTGAAGAGAACTACAGCCCGATGGATTTCCCTGGACCTGAATCAATGCTCAACGGCTCTGCCAATTGGGTATTATCGACAGACTACGTTTACAATAAAGACGGAAAAGAAATCGGGCTTTCAACAAGCCGTACGCAGAGTCATTACTATCGGACAGTAATTTCAATGGCACTGCTTGATCTGGAGTATCGGGATTTTGGCACAGAGGTTTATGTACTCTGGGGCGAGGTTGGATCACGGCAGAAGAAAATACGCGCTAAAGTTTCATACTACCCGTACAACCGGGACAATAAGGACCGCACGGGGGATCAGGTCGATGTAAGAAGCCTTTCATCACGTTAA
- a CDS encoding DUF3102 domain-containing protein, producing MESTPTERTPAVVAGEIAAIKAQTRKILLVSAVEVGRRLMEAKEMIPYGEFCKWLEEAVDYSERVAYKLMRIAEEYGPGLSVLSEADVSNVPFARLGYSQAFALLGIPAEERAEFIAQLDIEHMSVSALQQVIKDRNEALEEKTALAKKLKIHQDKVSGLAEERDQAKKEAEAKEQALWSEQSRVTQLQRELTVLQNDSVAARRMKEIERERDIAKINHAMAQADARYDLIVKGFDDLFSTIREMAGADPNAYKLFVNQTSEFIAKTARKLKRIKKNDTNGTDRTGGSRGSCSRNTMILRKNLPAG from the coding sequence ATGGAGAGCACGCCAACTGAAAGAACGCCGGCTGTCGTCGCCGGGGAAATCGCTGCCATCAAAGCACAAACAAGAAAGATATTGCTTGTCAGCGCGGTTGAAGTCGGACGGCGCTTGATGGAAGCCAAGGAAATGATCCCTTATGGGGAATTTTGCAAATGGCTGGAGGAAGCCGTTGATTACTCAGAGCGTGTAGCATATAAACTGATGCGCATCGCCGAAGAGTATGGACCGGGGCTGTCCGTACTATCCGAAGCCGATGTGAGTAATGTGCCTTTTGCCAGACTTGGTTACAGCCAGGCATTCGCCCTTTTGGGGATCCCCGCGGAGGAACGGGCGGAGTTTATCGCGCAGCTAGATATTGAGCATATGTCGGTGAGCGCACTGCAGCAGGTGATCAAGGACAGGAACGAGGCTCTTGAAGAGAAAACAGCGCTGGCCAAAAAACTGAAGATCCATCAAGACAAAGTTTCCGGCTTAGCTGAGGAGCGCGATCAGGCGAAAAAAGAGGCGGAGGCTAAAGAACAGGCATTATGGAGTGAGCAGAGCAGGGTAACGCAGCTGCAGCGGGAGCTGACAGTGCTTCAGAACGACAGTGTGGCCGCCCGGCGTATGAAAGAGATCGAACGGGAGCGCGATATAGCCAAGATCAACCATGCCATGGCACAGGCCGACGCCCGCTACGATCTAATCGTCAAAGGATTCGACGACCTGTTCAGCACGATCAGGGAGATGGCTGGAGCAGATCCTAATGCTTACAAGCTGTTTGTTAATCAAACAAGTGAGTTTATCGCAAAGACGGCGCGTAAGTTAAAACGTATCAAAAAAAATGACACAAACGGCACCGACAGAACAGGCGGTTCCCGAGGCTCCTGCTCCCGAAACACCATGATTTTAAGGAAGAACCTCCCAGCCGGCTAA
- a CDS encoding DUF2922 domain-containing protein: MAVTTNKVVRLTFLTSGGKTFAITLTNPKTGLTKAEAEAVMDILITKDVFITASGALAAKRDIKVINTETDDLYDPPEA, encoded by the coding sequence ATGGCGGTTACCACAAATAAAGTCGTGCGCTTAACGTTCTTAACCAGCGGGGGCAAGACATTCGCAATCACCCTGACCAATCCGAAAACAGGCTTGACGAAGGCTGAGGCTGAAGCCGTGATGGATATACTCATCACGAAGGACGTATTCATCACTGCGAGCGGCGCTTTGGCCGCTAAACGGGATATTAAAGTTATCAATACGGAAACGGATGATCTTTACGATCCTCCGGAAGCGTAA
- a CDS encoding DUF1659 domain-containing protein, producing MAVTATPLTSTLVVTCESGVTPAGDPVTRKKSFSGVRADATIQDAYDVATALFSLVQDQVLEVVLSSNSELADE from the coding sequence ATGGCGGTTACTGCTACACCATTAACTTCTACGCTGGTCGTAACATGCGAGTCCGGGGTAACGCCTGCCGGTGACCCGGTGACCAGAAAGAAAAGTTTCAGCGGCGTAAGAGCCGATGCCACGATCCAAGATGCCTATGACGTGGCAACAGCCTTATTCAGCCTAGTGCAGGATCAGGTATTGGAAGTGGTCTTGAGCAGCAATTCGGAGCTGGCGGATGAATAA
- a CDS encoding IS1182 family transposase, with protein sequence MIKKQTSLALSPYMGIYDLIIPKDNLLRQMNELVDFNFIYDELVNVYCQNNGRGAIDPVRMFKYLLLKSIFDISDVDVVERSKYDMSFKYFLDMTPEEEVIDPSSLTKFRKLRLKDTNLLDLLIQKTVGIALEKGIIKSKAIIVDSTHTQARYNQKSPREHLIECSKRLRKAVYAIDDKMKEQFPAKVNNGLLEDELAYCQKLITVIENAEHISGYPAVREKLNMLKEVVEDDHEQLALMSKDADAKMGHKTADTAFFGYKTHLAMTEERIITAAVVTSGEKHDGKQLQALVEKSEQAGIEVTDIIGDAAYSEKDNIVYTKENNINLVSKLSKTVTHQQSNRINPNIFEFNKDCQMYVCQAGHMSFKKTSTRPKKHAKDGTGTVESYLFDVEKCKICPYKAGCYKDGAKTKTYSVTIKHHTHEEQAIFQDSEYFKEKSKERYKIEAKNSELKHRHGYGVASASGIFGMQLQAATTIFAVNLKRIITLMG encoded by the coding sequence ATGATAAAGAAACAAACAAGCCTGGCCTTAAGTCCCTATATGGGCATATACGATTTGATCATACCCAAAGATAATTTATTGCGACAGATGAACGAATTAGTGGATTTTAATTTTATCTACGACGAGTTGGTTAATGTCTATTGTCAAAATAATGGACGAGGTGCAATAGATCCAGTTCGGATGTTCAAATACCTTTTACTAAAAAGCATTTTCGACATATCAGATGTTGATGTGGTGGAGCGATCAAAATACGATATGTCATTTAAATATTTTCTTGATATGACACCGGAAGAAGAAGTCATTGACCCCAGTTCACTGACCAAGTTCAGAAAGCTACGGCTCAAAGATACAAACCTGCTGGATCTATTGATCCAAAAAACAGTTGGAATCGCTTTGGAAAAAGGTATTATAAAAAGCAAAGCCATCATAGTAGATTCTACCCATACCCAGGCAAGATACAATCAAAAATCACCTCGGGAGCATTTAATAGAATGTTCTAAGAGGCTACGCAAAGCCGTCTATGCCATAGATGATAAGATGAAAGAGCAATTCCCGGCAAAAGTTAATAATGGCTTACTGGAAGATGAACTAGCGTATTGCCAAAAACTAATAACGGTCATTGAAAACGCAGAACACATTTCCGGTTACCCTGCTGTAAGAGAAAAACTAAATATGCTAAAAGAAGTGGTTGAGGATGACCATGAACAATTAGCCTTAATGTCAAAGGATGCCGATGCCAAAATGGGTCATAAAACAGCGGATACAGCCTTTTTCGGATATAAAACTCATCTAGCCATGACGGAAGAACGGATCATAACTGCCGCAGTTGTTACATCAGGAGAAAAACATGACGGGAAACAACTTCAGGCCCTGGTAGAAAAAAGTGAACAAGCAGGAATTGAAGTTACAGATATCATTGGTGATGCAGCCTATTCCGAAAAAGATAACATCGTATATACGAAAGAAAATAACATCAATCTGGTTTCTAAGCTGAGTAAAACAGTGACACATCAACAATCGAACCGAATAAATCCCAATATATTTGAATTTAATAAAGATTGTCAGATGTATGTTTGTCAGGCTGGACATATGAGCTTTAAAAAGACAAGCACCCGGCCTAAAAAACATGCTAAAGACGGTACAGGAACGGTAGAATCCTACTTATTCGACGTGGAAAAATGCAAAATCTGCCCCTATAAAGCAGGCTGCTATAAAGACGGGGCAAAAACCAAAACATATTCTGTAACGATAAAACACCACACGCATGAAGAACAGGCCATATTTCAGGATAGCGAATATTTCAAAGAAAAGTCAAAGGAACGTTACAAAATTGAGGCAAAAAACAGCGAGCTAAAACATAGACATGGGTATGGTGTTGCATCTGCTTCAGGCATATTTGGTATGCAGCTACAAGCGGCGACCACAATATTTGCTGTTAATTTAAAAAGAATTATAACTTTAATGGGTTAA